Proteins from a genomic interval of Actinomycetota bacterium:
- the lipB gene encoding lipoyl(octanoyl) transferase LipB, which produces MSLLIRPLKLGESLIDYQQAWDLQRKIHASVVAGEVPDQVLLLEHASVYTAGRRTELGDRPIDGTPVVDVDRGGKITWHGPGQLVGYPIVHLPSPMDVVSHVRRLEEVLIGVCTDFGLETSRIKGRSGVWVADERGERKLAAIGVRVAQGVTMHGFALNCSNELVEFSKIVPCGISDAGVSTLSIELGRSVTPLQILGPISKHLDQVFDDVTAPKPAPVTA; this is translated from the coding sequence GTGAGTTTACTAATCCGGCCCCTTAAATTAGGTGAGAGCCTGATTGACTACCAGCAAGCCTGGGATTTGCAACGAAAGATTCACGCCTCGGTGGTCGCTGGTGAAGTTCCTGATCAGGTTTTGTTACTAGAACATGCATCCGTTTACACCGCGGGCCGGCGGACCGAGCTTGGCGATCGCCCGATTGATGGCACGCCCGTCGTTGATGTAGACCGGGGTGGCAAAATCACTTGGCACGGTCCAGGTCAGCTAGTTGGATATCCGATTGTCCATTTACCGAGTCCGATGGACGTGGTTTCACATGTTCGTCGGCTTGAAGAAGTGCTTATTGGGGTTTGCACAGATTTCGGTTTAGAAACTTCTCGAATTAAAGGTAGGAGCGGCGTCTGGGTGGCTGATGAAAGAGGTGAGCGAAAGCTGGCTGCCATCGGGGTTCGGGTAGCGCAGGGCGTCACCATGCATGGCTTTGCCTTGAACTGTTCAAATGAATTAGTCGAGTTCAGCAAGATAGTGCCTTGTGGCATATCGGATGCCGGGGTGAGCACACTTTCAATTGAACTTGGACGCTCGGTAACCCCGCTGCAGATACTTGGCCCCATAAGCAAGCATTTAGATCAGGTCTTTGATGACGTAACTGCCCCGAAGCCCGCGCCGGTGACCGCGTAA